In the genome of Populus nigra chromosome 19, ddPopNigr1.1, whole genome shotgun sequence, the window CAAagggaaaaattttaaattgtagtagaaaaataatattaaaagagagagaaccaATACAAATAAAAAGTGTTATTATTCTCAAAGttcttataaatttgattttgattcaaaaatttattttgttcattttttaatctttaagttTGAGAGATGAAAGGAAAACTCATTGAAAAAatgatggaaaataaaaaaaaattgtcaattaACCacaattcaacaataaaaaaaatcaatcttggtATCAAATGAAAAAAGTTCCATAGAGGTGTTTTTAGATATTCATCTTGTTAGAGAAAATAGATCGAAGTCTAAAGAGAAATTTTTTCTgcattgattttgtatttttaaaacgaTTTAGAGGTGTTCTAAGTTAAAAGATTGGTTTATCAACATGTTAAGGATAttgatttaaatgtttttagatgaaaataaattaaaaaataaatttttaaattcaacaaaTCCTAACCTAATTTTCAACCACTCCTCTAGTGGTTGAAAATTGGGCAAGCAAACGACAGTTTGTCATTACAAAcaacacaatgtttttttttttgtttttgagataaAAGGACGGACAATATATTctatccttttatatatatatatatatgttaaaaacatcaagaatgagattatagtttttttccaaaattattgaGCACTTTTTTATTCTACCCTTTCTGATTtgaatttcttaaattattgatttttattagatttttattaaatgaagtaCATTGTTACATGTTATGtaagtttaaaaagttataaatcatttaataaaattaaaaatattttaatatgttacaattattattttatatctcaaaatcacaacaataaaattttaccaAATACTATTTAGTTACTTTAAATGTGTATAAATACATAATAGATGATTTATGACttcttatataaaatttatataatacgtgaaagtatttttttttaataaaagtaaagtttaaaaaaataagtaaagtgataatatatatagacacatcattttaataaaattattgatataaaacattaaaatagattatataAAACACTAGTATATATGTACGagtgatttaaaaaagaataatgaagAATGTTGTCATGTTAACTAATGGGTATATACCTTGcttagtttgaaaaataaagtattttttttaaatatcacctactttgattttaaaataaaataaatattaaccaaacactgcttgtagataaaaaaaaaagaaggtataaAACTAGAATTAATCAGTTTtgatttaaaagtataaaaatacaaaactaagTACGTAGAATACGATAATTACGTACATTGAATGCTAATtatattgtatttatattttatctacTTTTGTGTAACTTTTTACAAATTGAATATTTAGTGCCAAAATTTACGATTCCAAATCAAAGGTATATCGATCCTTGCACGATTTATTCTTCGatctttcaaattgttttttaaggcAACCTTTATTAATAAAGGAAGCAGCCTCGCGGCCTAATCAAGTCGTAAACCTGTAATAATTAGGAGAGAAAATCGTTCCCGCTATCCTTAAATCTTATAAAACCAtcctaattaaacaaaattttaatataaaaaatcagggAGTTGATGCGAAAACAAAAATGGTATGGTGATTAAGTCGACTCTATACTCGCTAGCTCCTATGATGTCTCCTACGTTTTACTATATGAAATTATTGTTTTCCTAATTACTTTCGATATAGAGGAATAATATAACGGAGGGAGATGATATTAATTTATGCAAAATCAATGCAAGAATATTaactatatgtatatatatcagCGAAATCATTGCATATCTGCAGAATATATTAGAGAAGAAAGCCAGAATATATTCTTACTCAAACACATCTTTCTACCAGTACTTGACACTGATTTTTGTTCTTGACcacaaagagaaaaacaagaaacaaaaatgggTTTTACTCGGATTCTGTTCTTGACACTGCTTTTTGTTTGGGCTGCCGATGTTCAATGTCAAAACGTCAGGATTTTCAACGTGAAGAAATATGGTGCAATCCCTGATAGCAAGACTGAGAATAGCAAGGTGAATCCTTCTTTTGATATGCATAAactacatatataattaatcaagtatcttttgttttttaatatatacacgCGCGCGCGCATTCATGTTGTTTGATCTTCTGTTTAGGCATTCTTGGAAGCATGGAAAAATGCATGTAAATGGAATGGAAAGGCTGTGGTTTTGGTGCCAGCAGGAACATACCTGCTAGACTCGGTGAAATTTGAGGGCGAATGCAAGGGTTACATGATATTTAAGTTGAAAGGGAATGTAATGGCCGCAAGCAAACTGAAGGATATTAACCAATGGATTACTTTCAAATATGTTAATGGCTTAACTGTGGCCGGTAGTGGAACCTTCGATGGCCAAGGATACAAGGTTTGGCCTTGTAAGATAAACGGACGATGCCAAACTCTTCCTATAGTAAGTTCATCGTTCTTTTTtctgagaattttcttttttacattataCGTACTGTCTTCGATGCTAAATACTTTTCGAAACGTGATTTTTTTCCCCAATTAAACCAAATAACAAAACGTTTTCTTGCTAGCGTGTTTCATTTTCTGAataaaaccatattaaattaaacGAGAAAATCTATACGTATGTAATTAGCTAGACATAATAATTAGAACTCTTTGAAATATACAATTCTGATCTATTAATGCATTTTTCTCATTATCTTTTATATGTGGATTAAGAAATTgatttgattgttgttttttattatcttttggGCAGTCATTAAGGCTTGAATTCATCAGAAATGGGAAACTGCAAAACATAAGATCAATCAACAGCCAAAATGCCCATGTTTCCATCTTTGCCAGCAGCAACTTGAATATCACTAATGTCAAGTTGTCTGCTCCTCAAGATAGCCCTAATACTGATGGGATCAAGATTAGTTCTTCAGAAGAAATCAGGATTACACGCACATCAATCAGTACAGGAGATGATTGTGTTGCCATACTCAATGGGAGTAAAAACACTCACATTTCTCAAGTTTTCTGTGGCCCTGGACATGGAATCAGTGTTGGGAGTATGGGAGGGAATACACTTATTGATAATAAAGACATTGTGGTGGGGTTGGCCGTGACGAACTCCACTTTTACCAATACCAGCAATGGTTTAAGAATCAAAACATGGGCATCTCGCTATGAAGGTCTTGCTTCTGGTTTCACTTACGAAGACATCATAATGAACGACGTCGAACATCCCATTATTATTGATCAGCAATATTGCCCTAGTTCTTCCTGTGATTCCAAGGTATTAATTTGATTGTCTTTCTATTAATTAATAAGCTTTTTCCACTTTTAATCATTGAACTGACAGTGTAATCCATcacccttttccttttcttttctttgcagaCTGCTTCACGTATTCAAATCAGGGATATTACATACAGCAACATTAGGGGTACTTCGAAGTCGAAGGCAGCAGTGACATTAAATTGCAGCAGCATTGTTCCATGCAAGAATATAGTGCTGAAGGATATCAGATTGGTGTATACAGGAAATGAAGGTCCTGCAAGTTCAATATGTTCTAATGTCCATGGCTACTCTTATGGCCTTCAAAACCCACCCCCATGCTTTCGCTCGGCTTAGTTTATATCCATAACTATATGTGCTTAATTGCTAGGGCCTCACCATGAATGAAGAGTTGCGTTTGAGTAGCTTAATCGATGTATGATATCAGGCTGTGTACTCTAGTAACCTTGCATGGTCGAGGACCAAATCgtttatctttaaattaaataacatttaTTATTGGGCTCATTTTATTACTatttcaaactttatttatatatatatagattatgaTCACTAACTATATTTGATGAACCACGATCGATGTTTGCTTGCTAACAATAGTGTTTTgcaagtatttgtttttatgttataatttattttttaaaatattttttatttaaaaatatattaaattaattattttaaagtgtttttagatagttttaatatactaaagttaaaaataaataagtaaattgaaaatatattttgaaatacttttaaaaaacactatgcactataataccaaacacatatttcAAATATCCAAAGAATTACAAAACTTGTttgtcattaaattaaatagcatttattattgtggttattttattattattatttcaaactttatttatatatattatgatcaATGTTTATATTTGAAGGACCACAATTGTAAACACTAGTGTTTTCgtgagtatttattttatgttataaattgtttttaaaatgttttttttaaggtttattaaattaagtttttttagaaggttttgatataataatattaaaaataaataaaaatattttagataaacactttgtattataatatcaaacacatttCAAATATTCAAGGAAGTATAGAATTGGTCATTTCTTCTCAAATTGTTGGGCacggattttattttaatctctcTATAACAAAACCTTtgcaaagtttaaaaaatataagtgaaTCGAATCATATGCTATAAtttatctaaaacaaaataatatgtagGATATGATTCGTATcaattaattatgaataaatagaaaaggtaaACATCTTAAgaaattgaactttatattGATGCATTGTATGTTTTCAAGACAAGGTTCTCAAATATTATACATTTAacgatttaaatattttagaaaataaaaaaataataaatatttgtctaaaaaataataaaagataaagcttattccttttttaaaaaataaaaagttgatgaCGAGAGAAATCACACGAGTCGAGCCCTTCAAACCCGTCCCGGAAATATATCAAACACAGACGACGTcgttttttttatgtagtttaattaaaacgaaaccacttctttcttcttccccacaGGCCTCTGGGAGCTGCTGATGTGGTTCCAAATTGCAATACAAAAACAGCGACGAAGTCGTTTTTTGTGACCTAACCCCAATCAATTCTTTTGCAATGTTAACTCGGGCTCTTTCGAGGTCAAAAATCCCAAATTTCAGTAGCATAATATTTATCCTTCAAAACCTAACAACTAAACAATCCATTATAGATCAAACGCAATTGCCACTCTCAAAAGCCTCAAATATCCAATCTTTTTTAGCTCCTGCTGGGTTGCGGCAATATCACGATGGAAGGCCAAGAGGGCCACTCTGGAGAGGCAAGAAGCTGATTGGAAAAGAAGCCCTTTTTGTAATACTTGGATTGAAGAGGtttaaaaatgatgatgatgagaagCTTGACAGATTTATTAAAACCCACGTTTTCAGACTTTTGAAACTGGACATGATTGCTGTTTTGTCTGAGCTTGAGCGACAAGAGGAGGTTTCTTTGGCTGTTAAGGTTgtacttttgttttcttttagcgTGAATATTTGCTGTCTGTGAACCGTTTGATGCAATGCTTCAAAGAAATGTTGACTTCTCGTTCAGTTTATTTATTGTCTTGTGTGATTTATGCTGTGGAGGTTGTTTATTTTCTTGGGTTAGTGagtaatttattgattttgcaGATTTTTAGAGTGATTCAAAAGCAAGATTGGTATAAGCCGGATGTGTATCTCTATAAGGATTTGATTATGGCATTACTGAAAACTGGAAAAATGGAAGAGGCAATGAAGTTATGGGAAGATATGAGAAATGAGGATTTGTTCCCGGATTCCCAAATGTATACCGAAGCCATTAGAGGCTACTTGAGGGATGGGTCTCCTGCTGATGCAATGAACATATATGAAGACATGAAGAAGTCACCAGATCCTCCCGAGGAGTTGCCGTTTAGGATTCTGTTGAAGGGGCTTTTACCACACCCGCTTTTGAGGAATAGAGTAAAGCAAGATTACGAGGAGCTATTTCCagaaaaacatgtttatgacCCTCCAGAAGAGATATTCGGAATGCTCTGAGGTTTGCATTATGCTATTGATTTCAGTTCTTTAATTTGTATTACAGACTGCATTCATGTTCGGAGGATGGTGATTATAGCATGTTTAGCTCCAATAGAAACAGCGTTGCAACAGCAGGGTTCTTCACGaaccaaaatcataaaaaataataatgaaaacttGGGTGAACAAGTTGTTTTCTGTAAGTTTTTATGGCCAAGACCTTCAACTGAAATGATGCTGTTCATGCACTAAACTCTTTATTTTAAGGAAGAACTCCTTTTGATACTTTTGTATGCTTGTGATCAGCTGGTTGTTTTGCGACTAGAGAACAAAACATCTGcagtttgattttgtgtttacTAGTCAGTTCATCCTTGGTAAATTGCTTCATGTGATGTAATCACAAAAAAGGAACTCACAGTTCTCACTGAACTGCTGAAGGGGTAGAGCTGACTTTCTACTGTTAATGCAACTGAAATCTGATTCTTTTATTTCCATAAATcgaaagttttattaatttcagggCTTCAAATGGTCCATCACTTTACTGGAGTTCGTGGTCTTTCCTCAGCTGCTTTAAGATAACAGCAAATGACCTAATATGACACCGTTTTATACTTCGGAAACAAAGAGGTTGCTTTTGCGTGCTAGGACACATCGCACTGCTGTTCTGTTTCAGAGCTTCAAACTCCGTGGTTTCtaaccattttgttttttggtggGGTGGATTATGGGGAGTCTTACTGCGATGCCCTAGGTTAGATTTTTCcgtatatttataattaacaaaGAGCTGTGTCATGTGTTGCTGCGATTGAACTGTCTTTAATCATCTCATCCCAACAGCTTCTTTTGGGTTGTACTTATTTCAGCCTTTGATTCGTTTGAACCTAAAACTTTACGGCATGAAGTTCGCCAGCATGTCGTAATCGTGCATCTTGTAGACGTGTTTTTCGATAATGTGGCCATAAACCATAATAATGCAGTTAGGTTTTCTGATTTTCAATTCTCCGagatttttaatgaaatcatcGGGGCTTTGGTCCCTAAGCTTCTAAAACTATATAACAGTACCTGAGGTTTTACGCTATGTGACGACTCTAGTCCTTCTGTAGTGTTTATGTTTCTTCAGTCTGATGGACTAATGTGTCGGTTTTGGAGGCTTGAAGACCATGGGGACATACCCTTGCAAACTTTAAGGACATAAAAATATTGCGAAGTGGTTGATGCATAGCTCGTAATTGAACTGCCTATCTACAAGCACAGAGGGCAAGTTTCCGAAATGAGGAGCTCTCCAATGGTGTACAATTTCAGAAGTAGGGGCATAAGCAAAGCATCATCACTTACTGAAAGTCACTAGACTGGATATCGAGGAGGTTTTAGAAAAACCAATATGGAACGATCTAACGTTGTCAGGCCGGTAAGCTGCGGGGAAACCCGCATATCTATTTATGTTTGCCTCGTAGAAACTTCATTTGTGCCTTCGAATTTCAAGCGTCCTTGTTTTAGCTCCCCCTGGAGCTCTCAAATTGTGCTGATGTTGCCCTTGTGTTTCATGGTAAGATTGACGAGTACAGGCTATAACCACATCAACCATCGTCAACACCAGTCAAGTGGAAATATGGACCGAGTGAATCCGGATTCCAATTCTCCGTTTTGATTCAGTAACGAAATGGGCATTGCGGATTAAAAAATGATCCTCGCGGGGCTATTTTCTGCGTTCGGATCTTGGTGTGTGACATTTGTatcttgtttcttatttttttttctgttttaataaaaaaaaatatcccagTATTCTTATTTCGAGCTATTATTCTACGGTTCCACCTTTTACTGTCTAAGTTCTAAATCTTtactgtttgtttgttttgtaaataaaatgattgttcACATAGAATAATAATACATCTAGCaaagaatattatattttttacactcACGTGTATTTGGGATGATTCTCATTGCATCTAAGACTATTTACggtttggattttaaaaacCAACCGAACCAAGACATGCTAATTTTAGAGAATAGAAACTAGATCGAACTGAaaattgattcaaactaaattggTTTTTCATCCTGGTTTGATGTTTcagttaattgtttttgtttattcgATTTTTTCAGTTGATTAGTTTCTTTTGAATACCTCTAATTGTATCTGTATTGAAATCATACTTTTTAAATCCAAATGAAACAAATCTTGATCACAGTTTAGAGGTAAAGATGGTTAACTTGGGTCACAAGTTTTCGCCACCTTCTAAACAATGCAACAGGTTTTTTCtacgttatatatataaatagtgaaACACTTAGTGATTTCTAGGTGTAACgtgttttatataatatatttgtaGTCATGAAatatgagaatatatatatacatacatacatatatatatatacatacatacatatatatatatatatatatatatatatatatattaaacaaattgagatgTTTAGCAACATACATGCCCTTACTCTACATAAAAATCTTAGATTtaagatatataatttaattttttttctagtgctCATTAAATGCATATAACAATGtctagaaaaatgaaaagaaaaaaaaaagaattgttgttttaatgaatttatcagGCAAATGACTCCTTATCAATAGAAGtgtttgtaattgattttttcttattttttcaattataaatttttataattaattaaaatatcagaAGAGATGTTATAAGACTATCCACAGCAATATACATAGTAAGACTCTGATACATGACAAAAACAAAGTATGATAGGATAAATTAAAGgtagaaataaataaagtgtGGTGGCCTTAATTTGTGCTTTAAATTGAATGAAACCCAGATGGCTTTTTATAATATGTGGATCGATGGTCTAAGGATTGAAGAGATCCACAGAAATTCTTTGATTAGATAGATTCATGAGGACTTGCAAGTGATCAAGACGTGATCATGTTTACTTTTTCCAGCTCCAGAACCAGACTTTCCAGTGCG includes:
- the LOC133680124 gene encoding polygalacturonase-like codes for the protein MGFTRILFLTLLFVWAADVQCQNVRIFNVKKYGAIPDSKTENSKAFLEAWKNACKWNGKAVVLVPAGTYLLDSVKFEGECKGYMIFKLKGNVMAASKLKDINQWITFKYVNGLTVAGSGTFDGQGYKSLRLEFIRNGKLQNIRSINSQNAHVSIFASSNLNITNVKLSAPQDSPNTDGIKISSSEEIRITRTSISTGDDCVAILNGSKNTHISQVFCGPGHGISVGSMGGNTLIDNKDIVVGLAVTNSTFTNTSNGLRIKTWASRYEGLASGFTYEDIIMNDVEHPIIIDQQYCPSSSCDSKTASRIQIRDITYSNIRGTSKSKAAVTLNCSSIVPCKNIVLKDIRLVYTGNEGPASSICSNVHGYSYGLQNPPPCFRSA
- the LOC133679431 gene encoding protein THYLAKOID ASSEMBLY 8-like, chloroplastic, which codes for MLTRALSRSKIPNFSSIIFILQNLTTKQSIIDQTQLPLSKASNIQSFLAPAGLRQYHDGRPRGPLWRGKKLIGKEALFVILGLKRFKNDDDEKLDRFIKTHVFRLLKLDMIAVLSELERQEEVSLAVKIFRVIQKQDWYKPDVYLYKDLIMALLKTGKMEEAMKLWEDMRNEDLFPDSQMYTEAIRGYLRDGSPADAMNIYEDMKKSPDPPEELPFRILLKGLLPHPLLRNRVKQDYEELFPEKHVYDPPEEIFGML